TGGTGGCGGCCACCTCGCCCGGCTCGATGGAGCGGCGGACGGTGAGGCGTGGGTCTTCGGGGTTGGGTTCCAGCAAGATGACGAAGGGCAGGTCAACCGGATCGATGCACACCGCCTTGTCGCCGTAATCGGCCATGCGCTCCAGGATGTCGGGGTGGCGGCGGCGCACCACCTTCAGCATGGCGTCGAACAGCGGCTGCAGCGCCGCCGGGCGGAACGGCTTCAAGGCCATGCCCAGCAGCAGCACCGGCGAGAACGGCGGCGTTACCGGTGTGGTTCCGGCTCTGGCGTGTGCTTGTGTCATGACGTGCGGCCCTCTTTCAAGACAGGCATTCTGCCGAGCGGTCATAGACCCGCTCATTGACCGCCGTCAAGCAAACGACTCAAAGGGTGGGCAAGCTCCAGTAGGGCTTGGCAGATGCCCGCGCCCTGGCTAACCTCTTGAAAGCCGTCAGGGGGGATTGTCCGGATGAACATCGATGTCGATCTGAGCCCGCTCACTGCGCTCATCATCGACGATTCGCGCTACGCCCGGTCGTTCATCAAGACGGCGCTGCAATCCTTCGGCATCAAGACCATCCTCGAGGCGGGAGACGGCCCCACCGGGATCGAGATCCTGGGCAAGCAGCCGGTGCATCTGGTCATCGTCGACCACGACATGGCTCCCATGGACGGCATCGACTTCACCCGCTTCGTCCGGGCCGGGGATATGGTGTCCTGCGACGACGTGGCCATCATCATGATGAGCGCCGAATCCGCCACCGAGGTGGTGTTCCAGGCCCGGGGCGCCGGCGTGAACGAATTCCTGGTCAAGCCCATGTCCACGGATTCCCTGTTCCGCCGTATCCGTAACGCCCTGGTCAATCCCAAGGCTTTCGTGCGCACCCCCGGCTTCAAGGGACCCGACCGCCGCTTGCTGTCGCGCCCGCCGCCCGGCGTGGCCGAGCGCCGCGTGGCGCCGCCGCTGCCCAAGCCGCTGCCCCTGGTGATGCCCAAGGGCGCCGTCGCCGCTCCCCGTCCCGCCGCCGCGCCCCATGCCCCGGTGGTTCAGGCGCCCAAGCCCGCCCAGGAACGTACCGGCCGCAAGAAATTCCACGCCGGCCAGATCATCTTCAACGAAGGCGATCCGGGCGACATGGCCTATGTGGTGGAAAGCGGCAAGGTCACCATCTTCAAGACGGTGGGCGGTCAGAAGGTCACCCTGGGCCAGATCGGCGCCAACGGCGTGTTCGGCGAGATGGCCCTGATCGACAACGAGCCGCGCATGGCCTCGGCCATGGCCGCCGAGGAAACCGCCTGCCTGGTGATCCCCATGGCGGCGCTGAAATCCCAGATCGGCAAGACGCCCGATCTGGTCATCCTGGTGCTGGAAACCCTGCTTTACGATATCCGCAAGATGGGCCGCGAACTGGGGCAGGTGCGCGCCACCCTGGA
The window above is part of the Magnetospirillum sp. 15-1 genome. Proteins encoded here:
- a CDS encoding cyclic nucleotide-binding domain-containing protein — protein: MNIDVDLSPLTALIIDDSRYARSFIKTALQSFGIKTILEAGDGPTGIEILGKQPVHLVIVDHDMAPMDGIDFTRFVRAGDMVSCDDVAIIMMSAESATEVVFQARGAGVNEFLVKPMSTDSLFRRIRNALVNPKAFVRTPGFKGPDRRLLSRPPPGVAERRVAPPLPKPLPLVMPKGAVAAPRPAAAPHAPVVQAPKPAQERTGRKKFHAGQIIFNEGDPGDMAYVVESGKVTIFKTVGGQKVTLGQIGANGVFGEMALIDNEPRMASAMAAEETACLVIPMAALKSQIGKTPDLVILVLETLLYDIRKMGRELGQVRATLEKKRAGK